In the genome of Pseudoglutamicibacter cumminsii, one region contains:
- a CDS encoding MFS transporter yields MTPAQGTTPKPGATSFRRLAHDAGALYFPMSLLARLPMSMLGMASLTYIVASAEDFTTPGLVTAIGGVGAAIGTPISGALSDKLGQRPTLLGLCLMHVLALIGVLHFGSGSDGPVTLTPALMIVAFLAGATIPPAGPMTRVRWINRYGSDPNQLRTLEAAQSYESTMDELAFVLGPASVGILAATFGPAVPIYVAMALCIVIIPAFALHHTEAYSRISGPRTNVAETKTVVTKPTSSRNATLIAITVIGMLGVGTIFGSLATILTYFADYTGNPGTGGLIYAVMGITSGLAALSVARWPITFTHTARLLTAAATLVPIVVVLWLPETPLSMSLAILLLGIPIGPILVTNFSLASGITPSHRMGFVMTLLSAAITLGTSAGNSIAGRLTDAGGHHLALAATLSASTVVLICATLYTFLNKQKQP; encoded by the coding sequence ATGACACCAGCACAAGGCACAACCCCAAAACCAGGGGCTACGAGTTTCCGCCGCCTCGCACACGACGCCGGCGCACTGTATTTTCCGATGTCTCTGCTAGCGCGTCTACCCATGTCGATGCTAGGCATGGCTTCCCTGACCTACATCGTCGCCTCAGCTGAAGACTTCACAACCCCCGGCCTCGTCACCGCGATCGGCGGGGTAGGAGCCGCAATCGGAACCCCTATCTCCGGTGCACTCTCCGACAAACTCGGGCAGAGACCAACACTCCTCGGGCTATGCCTCATGCACGTCCTCGCCCTCATCGGAGTCCTCCACTTCGGTTCAGGCAGCGACGGGCCCGTAACCCTCACCCCAGCACTCATGATCGTGGCGTTCCTCGCCGGCGCAACCATCCCACCCGCAGGGCCCATGACGCGGGTGCGTTGGATCAACAGATACGGGAGCGACCCCAACCAACTCCGCACCCTTGAAGCCGCGCAAAGCTACGAATCAACGATGGACGAACTCGCCTTCGTCCTCGGGCCGGCATCCGTCGGAATCCTCGCTGCAACCTTCGGACCCGCCGTACCCATATACGTTGCGATGGCGCTATGCATCGTGATCATCCCAGCGTTCGCACTCCACCACACCGAAGCCTACTCACGCATCAGCGGACCACGAACCAACGTCGCGGAAACCAAAACCGTGGTAACGAAACCGACCTCGAGCAGGAACGCGACACTCATCGCTATCACCGTCATCGGAATGCTCGGAGTCGGAACTATCTTCGGGTCCCTAGCCACAATCCTCACCTACTTCGCCGACTACACAGGCAACCCGGGCACCGGTGGCCTGATTTATGCCGTCATGGGCATCACCTCAGGCCTCGCGGCCCTTTCCGTGGCACGCTGGCCTATAACTTTCACCCACACCGCACGGCTATTGACCGCAGCCGCAACTCTCGTACCCATCGTGGTCGTGCTCTGGTTGCCGGAAACCCCGCTATCGATGAGCCTCGCCATCCTGCTCCTCGGTATTCCGATCGGGCCAATCCTCGTCACGAACTTCAGCCTCGCGTCAGGCATCACGCCATCCCACCGCATGGGATTCGTGATGACCCTGCTCTCCGCGGCGATCACACTCGGAACCTCAGCGGGCAACTCCATCGCAGGCCGCCTCACAGACGCGGGCGGACACCACCTTGCGCTAGCCGCAACCCTCAGCGCCTCCACCGTTGTCTTGATATGCGCAACCCTCTACACGTTCCTCAACAAGCAAAAGCAGCCATAA
- a CDS encoding beta-ketoacyl-ACP synthase 3 → MMNRTYLGSRVIGLGHFQPEKVLSNHDLEKLVDTNDEWIQARTGIKERRMVGENDTVVTMAVQAARMALKDADVSSVDLIVVASTTSQNRTPNVASWVAEALGMERPGVLDINTACSGFEYAVAVADQFVSSGVSERALVIGSEALTNFTDYTDRTTCVLTADGAGAFVVERTEEPEISPVAWGSIPELGDAVVIGGEPEYFSQNGRNVMRWALTGAVKEAQRVLETAGLTIEDIDVLAFHQANLRIIEPLAKGLGATDQIVIKDVVESGNTSAASVPLGLSKAWHAGELPRGGRTLLFGFGGGFTFAGQVIKLPA, encoded by the coding sequence ATGATGAACCGCACCTATCTGGGATCCCGCGTGATCGGTCTCGGCCACTTTCAGCCAGAGAAAGTCCTCTCCAATCACGACCTCGAAAAACTCGTCGACACCAACGACGAATGGATCCAGGCCCGCACCGGCATCAAAGAGCGCCGCATGGTCGGGGAGAACGACACCGTCGTGACCATGGCCGTCCAAGCCGCCCGCATGGCTCTCAAAGATGCCGACGTTTCATCGGTAGACCTCATCGTTGTTGCGTCCACGACCTCCCAGAACCGCACCCCGAACGTCGCGTCCTGGGTCGCGGAAGCCCTCGGGATGGAACGCCCAGGCGTCCTCGACATCAACACGGCGTGCTCGGGCTTCGAATATGCCGTCGCAGTAGCCGACCAGTTCGTCTCCTCCGGCGTATCCGAACGCGCCCTCGTGATCGGTTCCGAAGCGCTCACCAACTTCACCGACTACACCGACCGCACCACATGCGTCCTAACCGCTGACGGCGCGGGCGCCTTCGTGGTCGAACGCACCGAAGAACCCGAAATCAGCCCAGTTGCATGGGGGTCAATTCCGGAGCTCGGCGACGCTGTTGTGATCGGCGGCGAGCCGGAATACTTCAGCCAGAACGGTCGCAACGTCATGCGTTGGGCACTCACGGGTGCCGTCAAGGAAGCTCAACGCGTCCTCGAAACAGCAGGACTCACGATCGAAGACATCGACGTGCTTGCCTTCCACCAGGCCAACCTGCGCATCATCGAACCGCTAGCAAAGGGGCTCGGCGCAACCGATCAGATCGTGATCAAGGACGTCGTGGAGTCCGGAAACACGTCCGCGGCATCCGTGCCGCTTGGCCTCTCCAAGGCATGGCACGCGGGCGAACTTCCACGCGGCGGCCGCACTCTGCTCTTCGGTTTCGGCGGCGGCTTCACCTTCGCCGGTCAGGTCATCAAGTTGCCAGCCTAG
- a CDS encoding exonuclease domain-containing protein produces the protein MAVDFVAIDFETANGFRGSACAVGLVKVRDGAVVDTYSSLLQPPQGFDHFDPRNVSIHGIRPDDVAAAPRFAAAYPDIAEFIGSDVVLAHNAAFDIGVIRAGLQASEVGASKLAYACTVQLARKVYDLMSYSLPFAAHAAGFDLTEHHDALADARACAAIGVDAAHRLGAQSIQEAVARAGLQVSTMASFKPGDPECKALRDARGWRAAGHTVPQQFSEPWPLEGPNPEPNMDADPANPLYGQRVVFTGELGIPRSEAKERAAAVGAHTADRVTTQTSVLVVGDGFVAEDLTSGRMTRKARHALARRDMGQEISVMSEAEFLQAVGGHWPHGV, from the coding sequence GTGGCTGTGGATTTTGTTGCAATCGATTTTGAGACCGCGAACGGATTTCGAGGCTCCGCGTGCGCGGTGGGGCTCGTGAAGGTTCGCGATGGTGCGGTTGTTGACACGTATTCTTCCTTGCTTCAGCCGCCTCAAGGGTTTGACCATTTCGATCCCCGCAACGTTTCGATTCACGGGATCCGCCCGGATGACGTTGCCGCGGCCCCGCGTTTCGCCGCAGCCTATCCGGACATTGCTGAGTTCATCGGTTCTGACGTTGTTTTGGCGCATAACGCCGCTTTCGATATCGGTGTGATCCGGGCGGGTCTGCAGGCTTCCGAGGTGGGGGCTTCCAAGCTGGCCTATGCGTGCACGGTTCAGCTGGCTCGCAAGGTTTATGACCTCATGTCCTATTCGTTGCCGTTTGCGGCTCATGCCGCAGGCTTTGATCTCACAGAGCATCACGATGCGTTGGCCGATGCACGCGCATGTGCGGCCATCGGGGTGGATGCGGCGCACCGTCTGGGCGCGCAGAGCATTCAGGAGGCGGTGGCCCGGGCAGGTTTGCAAGTGTCCACGATGGCGAGCTTCAAACCCGGCGACCCTGAATGTAAAGCATTGCGTGACGCCCGTGGATGGCGAGCGGCTGGTCACACAGTGCCGCAGCAGTTTAGTGAGCCATGGCCGCTCGAAGGCCCGAACCCAGAGCCGAACATGGACGCTGACCCCGCCAATCCGCTTTACGGACAGCGTGTTGTGTTTACGGGAGAGCTGGGCATTCCACGTAGCGAAGCGAAAGAGCGCGCGGCGGCCGTTGGTGCTCACACCGCGGACCGCGTGACGACTCAGACGAGCGTTTTGGTGGTCGGCGACGGCTTCGTCGCTGAAGACCTCACATCCGGGCGCATGACGCGCAAGGCCCGGCACGCGCTGGCACGCCGCGACATGGGCCAAGAGATTTCAGTGATGTCGGAAGCCGAATTCCTCCAGGCCGTAGGTGGCCATTGGCCACACGGCGTGTGA
- a CDS encoding VTT domain-containing protein has product MTHVGAAFLPDWLNPDVFLRDSGLGPWVIALVVGIIFAETGLLLGFFLPGDSMLFTAGMLMATGAISTPLWIAIPSIIIAAIVGNQLGYYIGEKTGPTLYSREDSKVFKREHVVKAHDFFERHGGKALILARFVPIVRTFVPVIIGVAGMNKAKYFLFNVIGAVLWGGGVTLLGAWLGRFEWVGNNIDIIFIAIVLISILPIIFETVRHRINAKKNKPAPEEAQ; this is encoded by the coding sequence ATGACTCATGTCGGCGCCGCTTTCCTGCCTGACTGGCTGAACCCTGACGTCTTCTTGCGCGATTCCGGCCTGGGGCCATGGGTTATCGCCTTGGTCGTCGGAATTATTTTCGCTGAAACCGGCTTACTGCTCGGTTTCTTCCTGCCGGGCGACTCGATGCTATTCACGGCCGGTATGCTCATGGCAACTGGCGCGATCTCTACCCCGTTGTGGATTGCGATCCCGTCCATCATCATCGCGGCGATCGTGGGTAATCAGCTGGGCTACTACATCGGCGAGAAAACAGGGCCCACACTCTACAGCCGCGAGGATTCAAAGGTTTTCAAACGCGAACACGTCGTCAAGGCCCACGATTTCTTTGAGCGTCACGGCGGTAAAGCGCTGATTCTGGCGCGTTTCGTCCCGATTGTTCGCACGTTCGTTCCGGTCATCATCGGTGTCGCCGGAATGAATAAGGCCAAGTACTTCCTCTTCAACGTGATCGGCGCAGTCTTGTGGGGCGGCGGCGTAACGCTGTTGGGTGCGTGGCTCGGCCGTTTCGAGTGGGTTGGCAACAACATCGACATCATCTTCATCGCGATCGTCTTGATCTCGATCTTGCCGATCATCTTTGAGACGGTACGTCACCGCATCAACGCGAAGAAGAACAAGCCAGCGCCTGAAGAGGCTCAGTAA
- a CDS encoding exonuclease SbcCD subunit D, translating into MKFLHTSDWHLGRSFHGESLEDTQAKAMRDVVDAAREHAVDAVLIAGDVYDRTVPPERAVTMFEDTLEELVRVGISVVVTSGNHDSARRMSFGSRFMSAAGVHFRTSVAESIEPVRFTEWEGEDGGKAVQHVDVYGLPYLEPRVVAADLGVEKLTHQDVVAAAVERIREVAEQRAKEAGDVPIRTVVMAHLFAAGGTPSESEAVLSVGQLDRVSADLFEWADYTALGHLHGPQSPLPNVKYSGSPVPYSFSEAKQEKGAWIVNINPGEDVATTWVSWPPAVPLAILKGTLDELLSGDEHAWAEQAYCQVTLTDGQRPERPMERLRERFPKALVLQHENSGNSQNPQTYRERIKKAENPQEVAEGFLEFVRQRTPNDDESKLLENLIDRARVEAQMQKGRA; encoded by the coding sequence ATGAAGTTTCTGCACACATCGGACTGGCATTTAGGGCGCAGTTTTCACGGCGAATCGCTTGAAGATACTCAGGCGAAAGCGATGCGCGATGTGGTCGATGCTGCGCGCGAGCACGCGGTGGATGCTGTGCTGATCGCAGGGGATGTGTATGACCGCACGGTGCCTCCCGAGCGCGCGGTGACGATGTTTGAGGACACGCTTGAAGAGCTGGTGCGTGTGGGGATCAGCGTTGTGGTCACGAGCGGGAATCATGACTCAGCGCGCAGGATGTCTTTCGGTAGCCGATTCATGTCTGCAGCGGGCGTGCATTTTCGGACGAGTGTCGCAGAGAGCATTGAGCCGGTTCGCTTCACGGAGTGGGAGGGCGAGGACGGTGGCAAGGCCGTGCAACACGTCGACGTGTATGGGCTTCCGTATTTGGAGCCGCGCGTTGTTGCTGCCGATCTGGGTGTTGAGAAGCTGACACACCAGGATGTGGTTGCGGCCGCTGTGGAACGGATCCGCGAGGTTGCTGAACAGCGTGCGAAAGAAGCAGGGGATGTTCCCATCAGAACGGTGGTCATGGCACACCTTTTCGCGGCAGGAGGCACGCCTAGCGAGTCCGAAGCCGTGTTGTCCGTGGGTCAGTTGGACCGGGTATCAGCGGACCTGTTCGAATGGGCCGACTACACCGCTCTAGGGCATCTGCACGGTCCGCAAAGCCCATTACCGAATGTGAAATACAGTGGTTCGCCGGTCCCGTATTCTTTTTCGGAAGCCAAGCAAGAAAAGGGTGCCTGGATCGTCAATATCAACCCGGGCGAAGACGTGGCCACCACGTGGGTTTCGTGGCCGCCGGCGGTTCCGCTCGCAATCCTCAAAGGCACGCTCGATGAGCTGCTGAGCGGCGATGAACACGCGTGGGCGGAGCAAGCGTATTGCCAAGTCACGCTGACCGATGGGCAACGCCCCGAACGCCCTATGGAGCGTTTACGAGAGAGATTCCCTAAAGCCCTCGTGCTTCAGCATGAAAACAGCGGCAACTCCCAGAACCCGCAAACGTATAGGGAACGCATCAAAAAGGCTGAGAATCCGCAAGAAGTGGCGGAAGGTTTCCTCGAATTCGTGCGTCAGCGGACACCGAATGATGACGAATCGAAGCTCCTGGAAAACTTGATTGACCGAGCACGCGTAGAAGCGCAGATGCAGAAGGGCCGGGCATGA
- the rdgB gene encoding RdgB/HAM1 family non-canonical purine NTP pyrophosphatase, whose protein sequence is MNENPTNAETSAGEATPRIVLASHNQGKLAELRELLRGKVDGLDVDTQVIDAGAAGAPDIVETGVTFEDNALLKARTVARETGLIAIADDSGLAVDVMGGSPGFLSARWAGVHGDDEANNRLLLAQMADITDPVQRHASFVCAAAVATPDGFEVVERGELEGTLLTEPQGDGGFGYDPIMQPLGSSKSLAEHTPEQKNNISHRKKAIEALLPSIVAACTNS, encoded by the coding sequence ATGAACGAAAACCCTACAAACGCAGAAACTTCAGCGGGCGAGGCGACTCCGCGCATCGTTCTGGCTTCCCATAACCAGGGCAAACTAGCTGAGCTGCGTGAGCTCTTGCGTGGCAAGGTCGACGGGCTTGACGTGGACACGCAGGTCATCGATGCGGGAGCGGCAGGCGCACCTGACATCGTGGAAACCGGCGTTACGTTCGAAGACAACGCACTGCTCAAGGCACGTACCGTGGCGCGTGAGACCGGGCTGATCGCGATCGCCGATGATTCTGGCCTGGCTGTTGACGTCATGGGTGGTTCGCCAGGGTTCCTCTCCGCCCGCTGGGCAGGAGTCCACGGCGACGACGAAGCGAATAACCGCTTGCTTCTCGCACAAATGGCGGACATCACCGATCCGGTGCAGCGTCACGCATCGTTCGTGTGCGCCGCGGCAGTCGCAACACCTGACGGGTTTGAAGTGGTAGAACGCGGCGAGCTCGAAGGAACCCTGCTGACCGAACCACAAGGTGACGGCGGATTCGGGTACGACCCGATCATGCAGCCACTCGGTTCGAGCAAGTCTCTTGCCGAGCACACGCCCGAACAGAAGAACAACATCAGCCACCGCAAAAAAGCGATCGAGGCCCTGTTGCCATCGATCGTCGCGGCATGCACGAATAGCTAA
- a CDS encoding AAA family ATPase: protein MKLHSLTITAFGPFADTQTINFDELAGTGLFLLQGDTGAGKTTILDAVCFALYGKLPGARGELGANPPVRSSYAPDSVGASVELEFSIGVHRYRVKRSPSWDRPKLRGEGTTLEHAKAYVEQLIDGEWVSRGAKPADVNTFLDGDQGLLGLSLDQFTRVAMLPQGEFAQFLKSNTNERDQLLSTLFDVSLYENLQRVANEHSKQLEAQTRETEQAFARSLDKLEGLAVRYELESAESEVAEGQNPEYDATDHDVAWGRGLTRTALQRVEQRKEAHQVALGRYEEARQQLTQLETVVSDAKEYEKYKLIRTELEDTQAGAEQKHQALKQHELASEAQRFLNAEEKASHAVDKLNAAFQNARAELPGALPVEQPRNAYPYAQLALRGGEASGIEASEVDAQAETEAISQPVEAFVAWELAIKQADILHRKLITSQEACKASALALRRAHTDYEQRQAQAELARKDLAEAQIQRENALETKNSCEIPDEGSELLQERLKKLSEQAAAARKVEEAEAAYTAAHQRSETTQSTLDEARKRESDLYTQREAHLVASLAQDLTPGQPCSVCGATEHPAPAAYNDTATSTAPESSAASKPVASQHSTVVSERDIEAAQHERQQAERANDEAHNQERQSYEQLSEARATAGGLSLEQAQTSIDELTQKLQRVRQQEDALVRAENAVSAAEKAVDDSRNRLEYTDTESKASREKLDATQKEDEQRRTEQHSLLGDWDSIETLRAALESFSEYMRRCIDLHTRTVESQAALNEARTEAETYLSKHGITRAEVTSHLLDEEQATLLKHDVKQREELEARCKALAMLGAVQRASQRIDEGKATPSDEQLAEQRTRLASLEEHKDAALKAHNDAEHAHENIQEMFQELCEADSRRGELGTETQRAKSIAAALNGTGGENLKSMSIRAYVLAARLEAVAEAATHRLNVLSDGRYRILHDDAKSRNRKAGLDLIVEDSWNSTVRPTATLSGGETFLVSLALALGLADIVQEETGGITIETLFVDEGFGTLDKETLDKAMSGIDRLRQDGRMIGIVSHVEELRSQIPDQIYVKKTRNGSSVKVITADQPAT, encoded by the coding sequence ATGAAACTCCATAGCCTCACGATCACAGCATTCGGGCCTTTCGCCGATACCCAAACCATCAACTTTGACGAACTCGCAGGCACCGGTCTGTTCTTGCTACAGGGGGACACCGGCGCCGGCAAGACGACAATTCTTGATGCCGTGTGTTTCGCGCTCTACGGCAAACTGCCCGGCGCTAGAGGTGAGCTCGGCGCCAACCCGCCGGTCAGGAGTAGCTACGCACCTGACTCTGTTGGCGCATCTGTTGAGCTCGAGTTCTCGATCGGCGTTCACCGGTACCGTGTCAAACGGTCGCCGTCATGGGACCGGCCAAAATTGCGTGGTGAGGGAACCACTCTAGAACATGCGAAAGCCTATGTAGAGCAGCTGATAGACGGGGAATGGGTGAGCCGCGGCGCTAAGCCTGCTGACGTCAACACCTTCCTCGACGGTGACCAGGGCCTCTTGGGGTTGAGCCTCGATCAATTCACGCGTGTCGCGATGCTCCCCCAAGGCGAATTCGCTCAGTTTCTCAAGAGCAACACCAATGAGCGTGACCAACTGCTTTCGACACTCTTCGACGTGTCCTTGTATGAGAACCTGCAACGAGTAGCGAACGAACACTCGAAGCAGCTCGAAGCCCAGACCCGTGAAACCGAACAAGCCTTTGCGCGTTCCCTCGACAAGCTTGAAGGGCTCGCGGTGCGTTACGAACTCGAGTCTGCGGAGTCCGAAGTAGCAGAAGGCCAGAATCCCGAATACGATGCCACAGATCACGACGTTGCGTGGGGGCGCGGCCTGACTAGAACCGCGTTGCAACGCGTTGAGCAGCGAAAGGAAGCGCATCAGGTTGCCCTCGGCCGCTATGAGGAAGCGCGACAACAGCTCACTCAGCTTGAAACGGTTGTGAGCGATGCCAAGGAATACGAGAAATACAAGCTCATCCGCACAGAACTTGAAGACACCCAAGCCGGCGCGGAGCAGAAACACCAAGCCCTGAAACAACACGAGTTGGCCAGCGAAGCGCAACGCTTCCTGAACGCAGAAGAGAAAGCCTCGCACGCAGTCGACAAGCTCAATGCCGCATTCCAGAATGCCCGCGCAGAACTACCAGGCGCCTTACCGGTTGAGCAACCGAGAAATGCTTATCCTTACGCGCAACTCGCCTTGAGAGGGGGCGAAGCTAGCGGTATTGAAGCTAGTGAGGTCGATGCTCAAGCGGAAACTGAGGCAATCTCTCAGCCGGTCGAAGCTTTCGTCGCGTGGGAATTGGCTATTAAACAAGCCGATATCCTGCACCGAAAACTCATCACGAGCCAAGAAGCCTGCAAAGCATCGGCTCTAGCTCTACGCCGCGCACACACCGATTACGAACAACGTCAAGCCCAAGCAGAGCTAGCGCGCAAGGACTTGGCTGAGGCTCAAATACAGCGCGAAAACGCGCTCGAAACGAAGAACTCGTGCGAGATCCCTGACGAGGGATCCGAACTGCTGCAAGAGCGCCTCAAAAAACTCTCTGAACAAGCCGCGGCAGCCCGAAAAGTCGAAGAAGCGGAGGCCGCATACACGGCCGCGCATCAACGCAGTGAAACCACGCAAAGTACGCTCGACGAAGCCCGGAAACGCGAAAGCGACCTCTACACGCAGCGTGAAGCCCACCTCGTAGCAAGCCTTGCCCAAGACCTCACACCGGGCCAGCCGTGCAGCGTCTGCGGCGCCACAGAACACCCAGCCCCAGCTGCTTACAACGACACCGCAACCTCGACAGCCCCCGAATCGTCTGCAGCTAGCAAACCTGTAGCTAGTCAACACAGCACAGTGGTAAGTGAGCGCGACATTGAAGCTGCACAGCACGAACGTCAACAGGCCGAACGAGCCAACGACGAGGCGCATAACCAAGAGCGTCAAAGCTACGAGCAGCTCAGCGAAGCCCGCGCCACCGCTGGCGGGCTGAGCCTCGAGCAGGCCCAAACATCCATTGACGAACTGACGCAAAAACTTCAACGCGTTCGTCAACAGGAGGACGCGCTCGTCCGTGCCGAAAATGCGGTCAGCGCCGCAGAAAAGGCCGTGGACGATAGCCGAAACCGGCTCGAATACACGGATACAGAATCTAAAGCTAGCCGCGAGAAGCTCGACGCAACCCAGAAAGAAGACGAACAACGCCGCACAGAACAACACTCCCTGCTCGGCGACTGGGACAGCATCGAGACACTCCGCGCGGCCCTCGAATCGTTCAGCGAATACATGCGGCGCTGTATCGATCTGCACACCCGAACCGTGGAATCACAAGCCGCGCTCAACGAGGCTCGTACTGAAGCGGAGACCTACCTCAGCAAACACGGCATCACGCGCGCCGAGGTAACCAGCCACCTCCTCGACGAGGAACAAGCGACGCTACTCAAGCACGACGTCAAGCAACGCGAAGAACTCGAAGCACGGTGCAAAGCTCTTGCCATGCTCGGCGCGGTTCAACGCGCAAGCCAACGCATCGACGAAGGCAAAGCCACCCCGAGTGACGAACAACTCGCCGAACAACGCACGCGACTTGCATCTCTAGAAGAACATAAAGACGCCGCGCTCAAAGCCCATAACGACGCCGAACACGCCCACGAAAACATCCAGGAAATGTTCCAGGAGCTGTGTGAAGCCGACTCTCGTCGGGGCGAACTCGGGACGGAAACCCAACGAGCCAAGAGTATTGCCGCCGCACTCAATGGAACTGGTGGCGAGAACCTGAAATCCATGAGTATCCGAGCTTACGTCCTCGCGGCGAGGCTCGAAGCCGTAGCGGAAGCTGCAACCCACCGGCTCAACGTATTGTCCGATGGCCGGTACAGAATCCTGCACGATGATGCGAAAAGCCGAAACAGAAAAGCAGGGCTCGACCTTATAGTCGAAGACTCTTGGAACAGCACCGTTCGTCCAACCGCAACACTTTCCGGGGGAGAGACCTTCCTCGTATCGCTCGCACTAGCTCTAGGACTCGCCGACATCGTCCAGGAAGAAACCGGCGGCATCACGATCGAGACCCTGTTCGTCGACGAAGGATTCGGAACGCTCGACAAAGAAACCCTCGACAAAGCGATGTCCGGAATCGACCGGCTCCGACAAGACGGCCGCATGATCGGCATCGTCTCCCACGTCGAAGAGCTACGTAGCCAAATCCCTGACCAGATCTACGTGAAGAAAACCCGAAACGGTTCGAGCGTGAAAGTCATCACAGCCGACCAGCCTGCAACCTGA
- a CDS encoding MFS transporter, with amino-acid sequence MTTSTAPTAHLDAKTKRKEERRVLAGTLVGTSIEWYDFFIYAQAASLVFANLYFNPLAKDAPGLAQVISLATIGISFLFRPLGAIVAGHLGDKLGRKKMLVLTLMMMGFATAAIGLVPTYETIGVAAPLLLMLLRVLQGFSAGGEWGGAALMAVEHAPKGRRSLFGAYPQIGVPIGMILATGVIFMLQQILGMEAFLAWGWRITFLISIVLVIVGYLIRMAVSESPVFEELQERRAESSAPLGKLMKHNKREVFLSAFIFIANNAIGYLLIAFFIGFLAKREVDPLPLGPVLGATVIGSFGWLTFTFLGGWLGDKIGRVRTFQLGYALLAVWAIPMWMMIKQVKTVDDLWMYVVAVLIMTVGLGLSYGPQAALYAEMFPSSVRYSGVSIGYALGTVLGGAFAPMISQMILNRTGEPNMIGVYMIIVSVISFIAVTMVKDRPDRDLHVQDALAMREETRRTTARSFRD; translated from the coding sequence ATGACCACATCAACCGCACCTACGGCACATCTCGATGCCAAAACAAAGCGCAAGGAAGAGCGTCGCGTCCTTGCCGGTACCCTCGTCGGCACCTCGATCGAGTGGTACGACTTCTTCATCTACGCGCAGGCGGCATCGCTCGTCTTCGCGAACCTCTACTTCAACCCGCTCGCCAAGGATGCGCCGGGCCTCGCGCAGGTCATCTCGCTCGCGACGATCGGTATTTCCTTCCTCTTCCGCCCACTCGGCGCGATCGTAGCCGGTCACCTCGGTGACAAGCTCGGCCGTAAGAAGATGCTCGTGCTGACGCTCATGATGATGGGCTTCGCGACCGCAGCGATCGGCCTGGTGCCAACCTACGAAACCATCGGTGTCGCAGCGCCACTCTTGCTGATGCTTCTCCGCGTCCTCCAGGGTTTCTCCGCCGGTGGTGAGTGGGGTGGCGCAGCCCTCATGGCTGTTGAGCACGCACCAAAGGGCCGCCGCTCGCTCTTCGGCGCATACCCTCAGATCGGCGTGCCGATCGGCATGATCCTTGCAACCGGTGTGATCTTCATGCTCCAGCAGATCCTCGGCATGGAGGCCTTCCTCGCATGGGGCTGGCGCATCACCTTCCTGATCTCGATCGTTCTCGTGATCGTCGGTTACCTGATCCGCATGGCGGTCTCCGAGTCGCCAGTCTTCGAAGAGCTCCAGGAGCGCCGCGCTGAGTCCTCCGCTCCGTTGGGCAAGCTCATGAAGCACAACAAGCGCGAGGTCTTCCTCTCCGCGTTCATCTTCATTGCTAACAACGCAATCGGTTACCTGCTCATCGCGTTCTTCATCGGCTTCCTCGCTAAGCGCGAAGTTGATCCACTGCCACTCGGCCCGGTCCTCGGCGCAACCGTGATCGGCTCGTTCGGCTGGTTGACGTTCACCTTCCTCGGCGGCTGGCTCGGTGACAAGATCGGCCGTGTCCGCACCTTCCAGCTCGGCTATGCTCTGCTCGCTGTGTGGGCTATCCCGATGTGGATGATGATCAAGCAGGTCAAGACCGTTGATGATCTGTGGATGTACGTTGTTGCGGTTCTGATCATGACGGTCGGCCTCGGCTTGTCCTACGGCCCTCAGGCGGCTCTGTACGCAGAGATGTTCCCGTCCTCGGTTCGCTACTCCGGCGTTTCGATCGGTTACGCACTCGGTACCGTCCTGGGTGGTGCTTTCGCACCGATGATCTCGCAGATGATCCTCAACCGTACGGGCGAACCGAACATGATCGGTGTCTACATGATCATCGTTTCGGTCATCTCCTTCATCGCTGTCACGATGGTCAAGGACCGTCCGGACCGTGACCTCCACGTACAGGATGCTCTGGCGATGCGTGAAGAGACCCGCCGCACGACGGCGCGCAGCTTCCGTGACTGA